In Amycolatopsis sp. EV170708-02-1, the following are encoded in one genomic region:
- a CDS encoding response regulator transcription factor — protein sequence MELVLVLGDGSGAETRLTRALESSYRIDRTGSLSEAKLAVLGGEHAAVILDMEAASLAKTLAATRDLLASRSIPILVLTIHQNEPDVVAIFQAGADECLRPTVSRPELIARIDAMIRRNGGFLSARVEGSDEVDVVVGSLRISPTTRRATLDGRLLELSRREFDLLLTLARRPGHVFGRLDLQKALWGSHYYGKFSVNTYATRLRLKLGEIAEKPRFLYTVYGVGLKLHVPSGG from the coding sequence ATGGAACTTGTTCTGGTTTTAGGTGATGGCTCCGGTGCGGAAACCAGGCTCACCAGAGCGCTTGAATCGAGCTATCGGATCGATCGCACTGGATCGTTGAGTGAGGCGAAGCTTGCTGTTCTCGGTGGCGAGCATGCCGCCGTGATCCTGGATATGGAGGCGGCTAGCCTTGCGAAGACGCTCGCGGCGACAAGGGATCTCCTCGCGTCCAGGTCTATACCGATTCTGGTGCTGACCATTCACCAGAATGAGCCCGATGTCGTGGCTATTTTTCAGGCAGGTGCGGACGAGTGCCTGCGGCCAACTGTGAGCCGTCCGGAGTTAATCGCCAGGATCGATGCGATGATTCGTCGGAACGGCGGCTTTCTTTCAGCGAGAGTGGAGGGCTCCGACGAGGTTGACGTCGTTGTCGGTTCCTTGCGGATCAGTCCGACGACAAGGAGGGCGACCTTGGACGGTCGTCTGCTCGAGCTTTCGAGACGCGAATTCGACCTCTTGCTGACCCTGGCTCGACGTCCAGGCCACGTCTTCGGGCGACTGGATCTCCAAAAAGCTTTGTGGGGTTCCCACTATTACGGGAAGTTCAGTGTCAACACCTATGCCACCCGGCTTCGCCTGAAGCTGGGCGAGATAGCGGAAAAGCCACGATTTCTGTATACCGTCTACGGCGTCGGCCTGAAGCTCCATGTCCCGAGTGGCGGCTGA
- a CDS encoding SsgA family sporulation/cell division regulator, whose translation MSNFPPDLPVTNTTRTVSRSETFILGDWAGAPRVEGSLHYRESDPYAITMLIGMGDSPVEWKFARDLLAEGLIEPAGEGDVRIVPPQDGRDEVTVLLSSPDGRVTLLCPPERLATFLRETVDIVSIGDESGYLAIDGALGALLDGESR comes from the coding sequence ATGTCGAACTTTCCGCCGGATCTGCCGGTCACGAATACAACACGCACTGTCAGTCGCAGCGAGACGTTCATCTTGGGCGACTGGGCCGGGGCACCGCGCGTCGAAGGCAGCCTGCATTATCGCGAGAGCGATCCCTATGCGATCACCATGCTGATCGGCATGGGAGACAGCCCTGTCGAGTGGAAGTTCGCACGGGACCTGCTCGCCGAAGGGCTTATCGAACCTGCCGGCGAAGGAGACGTTCGCATCGTCCCGCCCCAGGATGGCAGGGACGAGGTCACCGTCTTGCTCAGCAGTCCCGACGGGCGAGTCACTTTGCTCTGTCCGCCAGAGCGGTTGGCCACGTTCCTACGTGAAACGGTCGACATCGTCAGCATCGGTGACGAGTCCGGCTACCTTGCCATCGACGGTGCTTTGGGTGCGTTGCTGGACGGCGAGTCGCGATAG
- a CDS encoding TIGR00730 family Rossman fold protein, whose amino-acid sequence MKKRITVFCGSSMGNDPEYLHQAAAVGSQLAQRGFGVVYGGAKHGMMGAVADAALAAGGEVIGVIPQQFVGGKATHYGISKLEVVADMQARKTRMAQLSQGFVVLPGGAVTLEDLFEVWTWAHLGMHAKPIGLLDANGYYRLLMQFADHMVAEGFLHQRSRDRVHVDADPGALLDKVLMGLESFGWDEMPVASLGG is encoded by the coding sequence GTGAAAAAGCGCATAACTGTTTTTTGTGGTTCATCGATGGGTAACGATCCGGAGTACCTTCACCAGGCGGCGGCTGTAGGCAGTCAGCTCGCGCAGCGCGGTTTCGGTGTTGTCTACGGCGGCGCGAAGCACGGAATGATGGGTGCGGTGGCCGATGCGGCGCTCGCGGCCGGCGGTGAGGTCATCGGCGTGATACCTCAGCAATTCGTTGGTGGCAAGGCTACGCACTACGGAATCAGCAAACTCGAAGTCGTCGCTGATATGCAAGCGCGCAAGACGAGGATGGCCCAGCTTTCTCAGGGATTCGTCGTTCTTCCCGGTGGAGCCGTGACCTTGGAGGACCTTTTCGAGGTGTGGACCTGGGCACACCTGGGCATGCACGCCAAGCCGATCGGCCTGCTGGACGCGAATGGCTACTACCGCCTGCTGATGCAGTTCGCCGACCACATGGTGGCCGAGGGGTTTCTTCACCAGCGCAGCCGTGATCGGGTCCACGTCGACGCCGATCCCGGAGCTCTCCTGGACAAGGTGCTCATGGGTCTCGAGTCTTTCGGATGGGATGAAATGCCGGTGGCCAGCCTCGGTGGTTAG
- a CDS encoding GNAT family N-acetyltransferase — translation MVSEVTNMIGQDHDASDANVPGVNGKHAVHVRLIRPGEGAAAVAVAAAAGAPGTFSGSPLEAALDQFGGYVPFADLRGAHGWCFGAFSDDRLVGVVYACSPVNFIRSFRPEHHAHLIQTLIEIEILAVDDGSRGCGAGTALLSHAEQHFRELGLQLIVAKIDATDKQVMLWYRHRGYTLARNGESCFINTPEGPAGINAGPVDGEWRLAAKAPHASIVRRTSGLWLNRVDGQAS, via the coding sequence ATGGTCAGTGAGGTCACGAACATGATCGGCCAGGACCACGACGCCTCCGATGCCAATGTCCCCGGCGTTAACGGTAAGCACGCCGTTCACGTTCGGCTGATTCGACCTGGCGAAGGCGCGGCGGCTGTCGCGGTCGCAGCAGCGGCCGGCGCGCCCGGCACTTTCAGTGGCAGCCCGCTCGAGGCGGCCCTCGATCAGTTCGGCGGCTACGTCCCCTTTGCCGACCTTCGCGGCGCGCACGGCTGGTGTTTCGGCGCCTTCAGCGACGATCGCCTGGTCGGCGTGGTCTACGCCTGCTCACCGGTGAACTTCATCAGGTCGTTCCGCCCGGAGCACCACGCTCACCTCATCCAGACCCTCATTGAGATCGAGATACTTGCCGTCGATGACGGATCTCGCGGTTGCGGGGCCGGAACAGCCCTGCTGAGCCATGCCGAACAACATTTCCGGGAACTCGGTCTGCAGCTCATCGTCGCCAAGATCGACGCGACGGACAAGCAGGTCATGCTCTGGTATCGCCACCGCGGCTATACGCTCGCCCGGAACGGCGAGAGCTGCTTCATCAACACGCCAGAGGGTCCTGCGGGCATCAACGCAGGGCCTGTGGACGGCGAGTGGCGGCTCGCCGCGAAGGCGCCCCACGCTTCCATCGTGCGACGCACGTCCGGTCTCTGGCTCAACCGCGTGGACGGCCAGGCGTCTTAA
- a CDS encoding SsgA family sporulation/cell division regulator has translation MVSDSLGFDGQTSSWSCELEITTTPQLLLRVMNRSEIPYVCWVKTPTALGMRTAMDTNVTRVRSQITLEVLREQERPEAVEAELRYDAESPFAIQFLFTVPSHGSVAWSVDREFLTAGMRRQEKAGVVHVSPVGGEITALEIEGSGPRLVCLMSSDRMSDFIESTNRLVPVGSEGDFLDLDAAFEAFIVDEYR, from the coding sequence GTGGTCAGCGATTCGCTCGGCTTCGACGGGCAGACGTCGTCGTGGTCGTGCGAGCTTGAGATCACGACTACGCCCCAACTACTACTCAGAGTAATGAACCGCTCCGAGATTCCATACGTGTGCTGGGTGAAGACCCCAACGGCGCTAGGAATGAGGACGGCAATGGACACGAACGTCACACGAGTACGGAGCCAGATCACGCTGGAGGTACTCCGGGAGCAGGAGCGGCCGGAAGCCGTCGAAGCCGAACTCCGCTACGACGCCGAGTCACCTTTCGCGATCCAGTTTCTGTTCACTGTCCCTAGCCACGGCTCGGTCGCATGGTCTGTCGACCGCGAATTTCTCACCGCGGGCATGCGTCGTCAAGAGAAGGCGGGGGTGGTCCACGTCAGCCCGGTCGGCGGAGAGATCACCGCTCTCGAGATCGAAGGTTCCGGTCCCAGGCTTGTCTGTCTGATGTCCTCGGACAGGATGTCCGATTTCATCGAGTCGACGAACCGACTTGTTCCTGTGGGGAGTGAGGGCGACTTCCTCGACTTGGATGCCGCCTTCGAAGCCTTCATCGTGGACGAATACCGCTGA
- a CDS encoding NB-ARC domain-containing protein, whose amino-acid sequence MVVPQEVPLGPRDFVNREADLARMESFWASRSPGVAQLGVCTGLPGVGKTAFIRRCVQRFRDAKVFSGGDLHVEFASVDGIAPSVADALASCLLALGVAKDVMPSTAAGRANHLRSITARKPVLIVLEDVTDAAQVLPFVPNGADSAVWVTSSAQLSELLAEGAEAIRLEPLDDASGAHLVISLVGARAEAEPEAVDRLVQLCSGLPVALKVAASRLLARPGLRVGDLVEEIEGGRSGFAVGGKDKVSAVFAVAYDALDSVSARIYRLLGMFAARDLTLDTLARLVDVRGDALNTAVETLIESGLLNEDSGNRFSLHAMVRRHARQLALTEDGAEECEAAVRRVVIHLLATAAFADLAVLGPRRYRVDPGTVTGRSKSPFLGDAAKEAALAWLDRERANLLAVQRAAADLEMHEESWRLAEALSALYVTRRYLVDWTESSDLGATSARIAGNVRAEARLRSFVSRAWTDLGDLGRAREELDRAVTLAEETTDTRLIASVWEMLGRYRDHTDPDNAAEAYRRAIALFSQESDSRGVAFTSFFLGSSQRQAGLDEHAEDILRNALEQIREVGDARMLGRCLTELGNVLRARGRTEEAYQVLDEAIETLGRDGQPYYEAIARESLLPLLEADGDRRRSCLRALVDVHQRLGSGRADEFSELLRRRQDSTSE is encoded by the coding sequence ATGGTCGTGCCGCAGGAGGTTCCGCTGGGGCCGCGCGATTTCGTGAACCGGGAGGCAGATCTCGCGCGGATGGAGAGCTTCTGGGCTTCGCGTTCGCCAGGGGTGGCCCAGCTCGGTGTCTGCACGGGTTTGCCAGGCGTGGGGAAGACAGCCTTCATCCGACGCTGCGTCCAGCGGTTTCGTGACGCCAAAGTGTTTTCCGGTGGCGACCTGCATGTCGAGTTCGCGTCGGTCGACGGGATCGCGCCTTCGGTCGCGGACGCCCTCGCCTCGTGCCTGCTCGCATTGGGTGTGGCGAAGGACGTGATGCCTTCCACAGCAGCCGGTCGAGCGAACCATCTGAGAAGTATCACGGCGCGGAAACCGGTGCTGATTGTCCTGGAGGACGTGACCGATGCCGCGCAGGTGCTCCCGTTTGTGCCCAACGGCGCGGACAGCGCCGTTTGGGTGACGAGCAGCGCTCAGCTGAGTGAACTGCTGGCTGAGGGGGCCGAAGCGATTCGACTCGAGCCCCTTGACGACGCCAGCGGGGCGCACCTGGTGATCTCCCTGGTCGGGGCACGGGCTGAGGCTGAACCGGAGGCGGTGGATCGGCTCGTGCAGCTGTGCTCCGGCCTGCCCGTGGCCTTGAAGGTGGCGGCATCACGGCTCCTGGCCCGGCCCGGGCTGCGGGTGGGGGATCTGGTCGAGGAGATCGAGGGCGGCCGCTCGGGTTTCGCGGTCGGAGGCAAAGACAAGGTCTCGGCCGTTTTCGCCGTGGCGTATGACGCGTTGGATTCGGTGTCCGCCCGGATCTATCGGTTGCTCGGGATGTTCGCCGCCCGTGATCTGACGCTGGATACTCTCGCGAGACTTGTCGACGTTCGCGGGGACGCGTTGAACACCGCGGTGGAGACCTTGATCGAATCCGGATTGCTGAACGAGGACTCAGGAAACCGGTTCTCTCTGCACGCCATGGTGCGACGACACGCCCGCCAGCTGGCCCTGACCGAGGACGGCGCCGAAGAATGTGAGGCGGCGGTGCGGCGAGTGGTCATTCATCTGCTGGCCACCGCGGCCTTCGCGGACCTTGCCGTGCTGGGCCCTCGCCGCTACAGGGTCGATCCGGGCACGGTGACCGGCCGGTCGAAGTCGCCGTTTCTCGGTGATGCAGCGAAGGAGGCGGCACTGGCCTGGCTTGATCGTGAACGGGCGAATCTGCTGGCGGTCCAACGTGCAGCTGCGGACCTCGAAATGCACGAAGAGTCGTGGAGGTTGGCTGAAGCCCTGTCCGCCTTGTACGTCACCCGACGCTATCTAGTCGATTGGACTGAGTCGAGCGACCTTGGTGCGACCTCTGCCCGCATCGCTGGGAACGTGCGAGCCGAGGCGCGGCTTCGCAGCTTCGTGTCTCGCGCATGGACCGACCTCGGCGACCTCGGCCGGGCGCGCGAAGAGCTCGACCGAGCAGTGACCTTGGCGGAAGAGACGACGGACACGCGGTTGATCGCCTCGGTGTGGGAGATGCTGGGCAGATACCGCGACCACACCGACCCGGATAACGCCGCGGAGGCATATCGGCGTGCGATTGCCTTGTTCTCACAAGAATCGGACAGCCGAGGTGTCGCCTTCACGTCCTTTTTCCTAGGAAGCTCCCAGCGCCAGGCCGGCCTGGACGAGCATGCCGAAGACATCCTGCGGAACGCACTGGAGCAGATCCGCGAAGTCGGTGATGCGCGCATGCTCGGAAGGTGCCTCACCGAGCTCGGGAATGTCCTGCGAGCCAGGGGACGAACAGAGGAGGCGTATCAGGTGCTGGATGAGGCGATCGAGACCCTGGGCCGCGACGGCCAGCCATACTATGAGGCGATCGCACGGGAGAGCCTACTTCCCCTTCTCGAGGCCGACGGCGATCGAAGGCGATCTTGCTTGCGGGCCTTGGTAGACGTTCACCAGCGTCTGGGCAGCGGGCGTGCCGACGAATTCAGTGAGCTGCTTCGCCGACGTCAAGACTCCACCTCAGAGTGA
- a CDS encoding ABC transporter substrate-binding protein, which produces MTVRVGYFPNNNSLFVLRHRGILEQRLPDIEWVDLRTLPAKPPVDPKTALPTLHSDWLFEDGGYDFIGTGFTPPVTGLAHGHDLVYVGISGPRVENGRLVVKADSPISSVADLRGRRVGIAHGSWQTTLALFALHRAGLTWSDIEPVNTSVHDGPAAFLSGELDAWVGAYPALSTVEHTTDVRTLIETEGLFSHPSLWFTRRDFAEQHRDELTAIIQSLRESDAWITANPREAARYFATTESEVDGWEHALRNRPFGLGPVTDKFLAEQHKAADLLSANGLLPKSVDPRTAVLPWLNDLVATTPQPA; this is translated from the coding sequence ATGACCGTCCGCGTCGGCTACTTCCCCAACAACAACTCACTGTTCGTCCTCCGGCACCGAGGCATCCTCGAACAGCGGCTGCCCGACATCGAATGGGTGGACCTCCGCACCCTGCCCGCCAAACCACCCGTCGACCCGAAGACCGCGCTGCCCACCCTCCACTCGGACTGGCTGTTCGAGGACGGCGGCTACGACTTCATCGGCACCGGCTTCACCCCACCCGTCACCGGGCTCGCACACGGCCACGACCTGGTCTACGTCGGAATCTCCGGGCCACGCGTCGAGAACGGCAGACTCGTCGTGAAGGCCGACTCCCCCATCTCATCGGTCGCCGACCTGCGCGGCCGCCGCGTCGGCATCGCACACGGCTCCTGGCAGACCACCCTGGCCCTGTTCGCCCTCCACCGCGCCGGACTGACCTGGTCGGACATCGAACCCGTCAACACCTCCGTACACGACGGCCCGGCCGCCTTCCTGTCCGGCGAACTCGACGCCTGGGTCGGCGCCTACCCCGCGCTCAGCACGGTCGAGCACACAACCGACGTACGCACACTGATCGAAACCGAAGGACTGTTCAGCCACCCGTCGCTCTGGTTCACCCGCCGCGACTTCGCCGAACAACACCGCGACGAACTGACCGCCATCATCCAATCCCTGCGAGAGTCCGACGCCTGGATCACCGCCAATCCCCGCGAAGCCGCCCGCTACTTCGCCACCACCGAGTCCGAAGTGGACGGATGGGAGCACGCACTGCGCAACCGGCCGTTCGGCCTCGGCCCCGTCACCGACAAGTTCCTCGCCGAACAACACAAGGCAGCCGACCTGCTCTCCGCCAACGGCCTGCTGCCCAAATCCGTCGACCCGAGGACCGCCGTACTGCCGTGGCTCAACGACCTCGTCGCCACCACACCACAACCGGCCTGA
- a CDS encoding class II aldolase/adducin family protein produces the protein MTSTLSATITEFAEQARQDAEKAFRVFRETGTTSANGTVNFVERVPGEEIAIGLNEPGPWSDDRTVEPVVATFDGTVLSGTGRAGFIGGYSKVFRDHPEITTVVHIHTPWLGGWAQTHRTLPIRYAASQRLTLSREIPPHIDRSTPASEFILDRLKTDPHLAAIFEANGGVNVIGRDGLLETAKFIVLLEEGAQFQAIAEGLGGSVEFDPTNLVAQWSRTGLADEARRLGLIPSN, from the coding sequence ATGACCAGCACACTCAGCGCCACCATCACCGAATTCGCCGAACAAGCCCGGCAGGACGCGGAAAAGGCCTTTCGCGTGTTCCGCGAGACCGGCACCACGTCGGCCAACGGGACCGTGAACTTCGTCGAGCGCGTGCCGGGCGAAGAGATCGCGATCGGACTCAACGAACCGGGCCCGTGGTCCGACGACCGCACCGTCGAACCGGTGGTGGCCACCTTCGACGGCACCGTCCTGTCCGGCACCGGCCGGGCGGGCTTCATCGGCGGCTACAGCAAGGTCTTCCGCGACCACCCAGAAATCACCACCGTCGTGCACATCCACACCCCGTGGCTCGGCGGCTGGGCCCAAACCCACCGCACACTGCCCATCCGGTACGCCGCCTCACAGCGGCTCACCCTGTCACGGGAGATCCCGCCGCATATCGACCGCAGCACACCGGCCAGCGAGTTCATCCTCGACCGGCTCAAGACCGACCCGCACTTGGCTGCCATCTTCGAAGCGAACGGCGGCGTCAACGTGATCGGGCGCGACGGCCTGCTCGAGACCGCCAAGTTCATCGTGCTGCTCGAAGAAGGCGCCCAATTCCAGGCCATCGCCGAAGGACTCGGCGGTTCCGTCGAATTCGACCCGACCAACCTCGTCGCCCAATGGAGCCGCACCGGCCTGGCCGACGAAGCCCGCCGCCTCGGCCTGATCCCCTCGAACTGA
- a CDS encoding LLM class flavin-dependent oxidoreductase, whose amino-acid sequence MTVDVYWRIGMGGDHASLRTPKVRNRGDWGGLGPGNIAPAVRGGEPDGYSYIDHAAAVAKASEAAGFLGGLLPSFPGTEDPWALSAALARETSTYRFMVAFQPGFLHPLQAARMSASLQRATGGRLVYNIISGGGGPAQLWWGDKVAHDDRYARTSEFLQVLKGVWRGEPYDFEGRFFRTEGARLPDQLAGEPFPEIYFSGSSAAAVNAAALHTDYYLSWLEPFDDLKRKFDGVREHAAELGRTPKFAVRIDILARHTEEAAWTEIEKGWRHVDPAIANRQAQGDSVGAGRIKGWVPETIRGYRDVEVQPNVWAGFSLLRGGPAFGLVGSYEQVAERLDQLLDLGVDAFILAGNPHLEEAYRVGEEVLPLLGRSRFTKPAAVHPALTA is encoded by the coding sequence ATGACCGTGGACGTCTACTGGCGCATCGGCATGGGCGGCGACCACGCTTCGCTGCGCACTCCGAAAGTCCGCAACCGCGGAGACTGGGGCGGACTGGGCCCCGGCAACATCGCACCCGCCGTCCGTGGCGGCGAGCCCGACGGGTACTCCTACATCGACCATGCCGCGGCCGTGGCGAAAGCGTCGGAGGCCGCCGGGTTCCTCGGTGGGCTGTTGCCCTCGTTCCCTGGCACCGAGGACCCGTGGGCGTTGTCGGCCGCGCTCGCCAGGGAGACCAGCACCTACCGGTTCATGGTCGCGTTCCAGCCCGGTTTCCTGCATCCGCTGCAGGCCGCGCGGATGTCGGCGAGCCTGCAACGAGCGACGGGCGGCAGGCTGGTCTACAACATCATCTCCGGCGGCGGCGGGCCGGCGCAGCTGTGGTGGGGTGACAAGGTCGCCCACGACGACCGCTACGCCCGCACCTCGGAGTTCCTCCAGGTCCTCAAAGGAGTGTGGCGAGGCGAACCGTACGACTTCGAGGGCCGGTTCTTCCGCACCGAAGGCGCCCGGCTGCCGGACCAGCTCGCCGGTGAACCCTTCCCGGAGATCTACTTCTCCGGTTCGTCCGCCGCCGCGGTGAACGCCGCCGCACTGCACACCGACTACTACCTGTCGTGGCTGGAACCCTTCGACGACCTCAAGCGGAAGTTCGACGGCGTCCGCGAACACGCCGCCGAACTCGGCCGCACCCCGAAGTTCGCGGTACGCATCGACATCCTCGCCCGGCACACCGAAGAAGCGGCATGGACAGAGATCGAGAAAGGCTGGCGCCACGTCGACCCGGCGATCGCCAATCGCCAGGCACAAGGCGACTCCGTCGGTGCCGGCCGCATCAAGGGCTGGGTGCCGGAGACCATCCGCGGTTACCGCGACGTCGAGGTACAGCCGAACGTGTGGGCCGGATTCTCCCTGCTGCGCGGCGGGCCGGCCTTCGGGCTCGTCGGCAGCTACGAGCAGGTCGCCGAACGCCTCGACCAGCTCCTCGACCTCGGTGTCGACGCGTTCATCCTCGCCGGCAATCCGCATCTGGAGGAGGCCTATCGCGTCGGCGAGGAAGTCCTCCCCCTGCTCGGCCGTTCCCGGTTCACCAAACCCGCCGCCGTCCACCCGGCTCTGACCGCCTGA
- a CDS encoding LLM class flavin-dependent oxidoreductase, whose translation MTRFLWELPLRGDGRRADPARWQRNGFEHLHQVIDAAELAGLDGVVAPYDPDGEESWIVAGGALRHTRHSRVIVEFHPAFGTPVYAAKLSLTLQRLGADRLDWLLHVDTTTQDARQRGDRVTGTARYERAAEFLTVARGVWSGRGALRGGFDGGEFHHDGTYFDVVAGGFDEAVDGHPFPTVHLTGTSPEAIALSAEHGDVHLFTESTNSLAAQVAALRDAATARDRAVGAGLVLPVIAREDEDEARARLLRLWRETDPSATEPEVLARFIDDLRFDGFDHIGHRVPVGLVGSYDQVAERLAAYERSGITTFVLSGHPSIEEIHRAGEHLLHLADPAGRTLTGASA comes from the coding sequence ATGACCCGCTTTCTCTGGGAACTACCGCTGCGCGGCGACGGCCGCCGGGCGGATCCGGCCCGCTGGCAGCGCAACGGATTCGAGCACCTCCACCAAGTGATCGACGCGGCCGAACTGGCCGGCCTGGACGGTGTCGTGGCGCCATACGACCCGGACGGCGAGGAATCCTGGATCGTCGCGGGCGGAGCCCTGCGGCACACCCGGCATTCCCGGGTCATCGTCGAGTTCCATCCGGCGTTCGGCACACCGGTGTACGCGGCGAAGCTGTCGCTGACCCTCCAGCGCCTCGGCGCGGACCGGCTCGACTGGCTACTGCACGTGGACACCACCACGCAGGACGCGCGGCAACGCGGCGACCGGGTGACCGGCACCGCTCGCTATGAGCGGGCGGCCGAATTCCTCACTGTCGCCCGAGGCGTGTGGTCCGGCCGGGGCGCGCTCCGTGGTGGGTTCGACGGCGGCGAGTTCCACCACGACGGCACGTATTTCGACGTCGTGGCGGGCGGATTCGACGAAGCCGTCGACGGACATCCCTTCCCCACCGTCCACCTGACCGGCACATCACCCGAGGCCATCGCTCTGTCCGCCGAGCACGGCGACGTACATCTGTTCACCGAATCCACAAACAGCCTCGCTGCCCAGGTCGCTGCCCTGCGCGACGCGGCCACGGCCCGCGACCGCGCGGTCGGGGCCGGGCTCGTGCTGCCGGTGATCGCGCGAGAGGACGAAGACGAGGCACGAGCACGGCTGCTGCGGCTGTGGCGGGAAACCGACCCGTCCGCGACAGAACCCGAGGTCCTGGCCAGGTTCATCGACGATCTCCGGTTCGACGGCTTCGACCACATCGGACACCGCGTCCCGGTCGGGCTGGTCGGCAGCTACGACCAAGTGGCGGAACGACTTGCCGCCTACGAGCGATCCGGCATCACCACCTTCGTCCTCAGTGGACATCCGAGCATCGAAGAGATCCACCGGGCGGGCGAGCACCTGCTCCACCTCGCCGATCCGGCGGGCCGCACCCTGACAGGAGCGAGCGCATGA
- a CDS encoding ABC transporter substrate-binding protein, which translates to MTVTHEPAIDTLWYTRCPVPTASGLAHSLGWLADNAGAHGLPLEVLQDAGPDIAVHHFDHRLRGLIREGGNVPALAARAAGSPTRLIGLTWIDEAQAILVGPDSPVTGPAGLAGKRIGVPAWAADQARSFPRAMALHGFANALRLAGLTLADVTVVELDVNRTPEVRDTVSRRTTWGVTELLAGEVDAIYVKGARAAETARQHELQVAVDLDTGTDRRGRVNNGTPRPITVHADLLESRPDLVVGFLAASLRAADWAVDHLDEVRTVLARETFSGPEGVTSAYGDDFHLGLHPTLSAERIELLGVQKQFLYSHGFLATDFDLDSWVAHEPLEQARRQLS; encoded by the coding sequence ATGACCGTCACCCATGAACCCGCCATCGACACCCTCTGGTACACCCGTTGCCCCGTGCCGACGGCGAGCGGCCTCGCGCACAGCCTCGGCTGGCTCGCCGACAACGCCGGTGCGCACGGGCTTCCCCTCGAAGTGTTGCAGGACGCCGGCCCCGACATCGCCGTCCACCACTTCGATCACCGCCTGCGCGGGCTGATCCGGGAGGGTGGCAACGTCCCGGCCCTCGCCGCCCGCGCGGCCGGTTCGCCGACCAGGCTGATCGGGCTGACGTGGATCGACGAGGCCCAAGCGATCCTCGTCGGCCCCGACTCCCCTGTCACCGGTCCGGCCGGGCTCGCGGGAAAGCGGATCGGCGTCCCCGCGTGGGCCGCCGACCAGGCGCGCAGTTTCCCGCGAGCCATGGCATTGCACGGCTTCGCCAACGCGCTGCGCCTGGCCGGGCTGACCCTGGCCGACGTGACCGTGGTCGAGCTCGACGTCAACCGCACACCCGAAGTGCGGGACACGGTCTCACGCCGTACTACCTGGGGCGTGACGGAGCTGCTGGCCGGTGAGGTCGACGCGATCTACGTCAAGGGTGCGCGGGCCGCGGAAACCGCGCGGCAGCACGAACTCCAGGTGGCGGTCGACCTCGACACCGGAACCGATCGGCGGGGCCGGGTCAACAACGGCACTCCGCGCCCGATCACCGTCCACGCCGACTTACTCGAAAGCCGGCCGGATCTGGTCGTCGGCTTCCTCGCCGCGAGCCTGCGCGCCGCCGATTGGGCGGTGGACCACCTGGACGAGGTACGTACCGTGCTGGCTCGTGAGACCTTCTCCGGCCCCGAGGGTGTGACCTCGGCCTACGGCGACGATTTCCACCTCGGCCTGCACCCGACACTGTCGGCCGAACGCATCGAACTCCTCGGTGTGCAGAAGCAGTTCCTCTACAGCCACGGCTTCCTCGCCACCGACTTCGACCTCGATTCGTGGGTGGCGCACGAACCGCTCGAGCAGGCGAGGAGGCAGCTGTCATGA